The proteins below are encoded in one region of Pygocentrus nattereri isolate fPygNat1 chromosome 13, fPygNat1.pri, whole genome shotgun sequence:
- the LOC108414760 gene encoding proton channel OTOP3-like codes for MEPRSGERVGMELNKLKDCEKGKDCLDVVVSDEDHEKAGGRLDVVDGDEDAVLLWVPSGRRLISGLLGLNVVLLGAALVAGDAFHPAGLQHQEPEVFLLLLMGLSVVWMLWYLLWARRRPGLPPHTDHHAGGPTVTVVLMLFAGFSLLLCVFMMVHSILMKDCLPSAKVLLPFFQTPFLGLQTYLLWAHSKDCIHNLRILTRSGLMLILCTDILLWLRAVTEDSIHMEIEIEKEFKRRIFRAELDLDDGNATDCHCGRQPVCPALRKGYEVLYPFNMEFSLLAGCMLYVMWKNVGRHTTATHSQKITLRIVRYGGVLLGPVLGLLVLISGVVIFILYQVWVGQRGMRIKAFMLFYGFHLGVMPLMALCSLAGTVVYRRKERLQGRERGKGKEEEGSAKNPTRSLDVLLLVGSGLGQLFLSYFSLVAALAPGPRGLLGSLDLSYSLFSLLELVLQNVFIIQGLQDHKQSSLHTHSGQKREEKETSEGSIGFEMERRAEGGGVVEEAERKAFLQGSSDAPAPPTGTPGHDTHLWSKRVIQEICAFLILSNIMLWVIPAFGAHPQFESGVGKQFYGFSVWFVLVNLGQPLIVFYRMHSVGALMELLILA; via the exons aTGGAGCCCAGAAGTGGAGAACGTGTAGGAATGGAGCTGAATAAGCTGAAAGACTGTGAGAAAGGTAAAGACTGTTTGGACGTTGTGGTCAGTGATGAAGACCACGAGAAGGCCGGTGGTCGTTTGGACGTTGTGGACGGTGATGAGGACGCTGTGCTGCTCTGGGTTCCCAGTGGCCGTAGACTCATCTCAGGGCTTCTGGGGCTGAATGTGGTGCTGCTGGGCGCCGCCCTGGTGGCCGGAGACGCTTTTCACCCTGCAGGCTTACAGCACCAGGAGCCAGAGGTgttcctgctgctgctgatgggGCTGAGCGTGGTGTGGATGCTGTGGTACCTGCTGTGGGCACGCAGACGCCCTGGATTAccccctcacactgaccaccaCGCAGGGGGCCCCACTGTCACAG tggTGTTAATGCTGTTTGCAGGATTCAGTTTACTGCTCTGTGTGTTTATGATGGTTCACAGCATCCTAATGAAGGACTGTCTGCCTTCTGCTAAAGTTCTTTTACCGTTCTTTCAAACTCCCTTCCTCGGCCTGCAG ACGTATCTGCTGTGGGCTCACTCCAAAGACTGCATCCACAACCTCAGGATCCTCACCAG gtcaGGGCTGATGCTGATTTTGTGCACAGATATCTTGTTATGGTTGAGAGCAGTAACAGAAGATTCCATTCACATGGAGATCGAGATCGAGAAAGAGTTCAAGCGACGCATCTTCAGAGCAGAGTTAG ATCTGGACGACGGCAACGCCACAGACTGCCACTGTGGCAGACAGCCTGTGTGCCCCGCTCTGCGGAAAGGCTACGAGGTCCTGTACCCGTTTAACATGGAGTTCAGCCTGCTGGCAGGCTGCATGCTCTACGTCATGTGGAAGAACGTGGGACGTCACACGACTGCCACTCACTCCCAAAAAATCACCCTGCGTATTGTGCGCTATGGAGGCGTCCTGCTTGGTCCTGTGCTGGGTTTGCTGGTGCTGATCTCTGGGGTGGTCATTTTCATACTGTACCAGGTGTGGGTGGGGCAGCGAGGGATGCGCATCAAGGCCTTCATGCTGTTCTATGGGTTCCACCTGGGCGTGATGCCACTCATGGCTCTTTGCTCACTGGCAGGAACGGTGGTGTACCGGCGCAAAGAGAGACTACAGGGAAGGGAGCGGGGCAAGGGGAAAGAGGAGGAAGGGTCAGCTAAAAACCCAACTCGCAGTCTGGATGTGCTCCTGCTGGTGGGGTCCGGCCTGGGCCAGCTGTTCCTCTCTTATTTCTCCCTAGTGGCCGCTCTGGCTCCGGGACCCAGAGGCCTTCTGGGGAGTCTAGACCTGTCGTATTCACTGTTCAGCCTGCTGGAGCTGGTGCTGCAGAACGTGTTTATCATCCAGGGACTGCAAGACCACAAACAATCAAGCTTGCACACACACTCTGGtcaaaagagagaagagaaggaaacatCAGAAGGAAGCATTGGCTTTGAG ATGGAGAGGAGAGCGGAGGGTGGTGGAGTCGTGGAGGAGGCTGAGAGAAAAGCATTCTTACAGGGAAGCAGTGATGCTCCAGCGCCCCCTACTGGCACACCAGGACATGACACTCACCTCTGGAGCAAGAGAGTGATTCAGGAGATCTGTGCCTTCCTCATCTTGTCCAACATAATG ttaTGGGTGATTCCAGCGTTCGGTGCCCACCCGCAGTTTGAGAGTGGAGTGGGGAAGCAGTTTTATGGTTTCTCCGTGTGGTTCGTGTTGGTGAATCTGGGCCAGCCGCTCATTGTCTTCTACAGGATGCACTCAGTAGGAGCTCTGATGGAGCTGCTCATCTTAGCATGA